Proteins found in one Perca fluviatilis chromosome 9, GENO_Pfluv_1.0, whole genome shotgun sequence genomic segment:
- the c9h8orf82 gene encoding UPF0598 protein C8orf82 homolog — protein MLFLRAAALSCRGLPALRCLPAAYTGSRTTANVTYIQGQSPVPRIREYFYYIDHQGQLFLDDTKVKNFVTCFKDIKFLIFFFSRLCSNQSGRYEEDFPFLSLCGRERNFVRCDDRPIVFTHLLQSPATSPGITGITGDQELLSYCGGAEKLSAPFRPEALYMHPVSGRVYHPCSERGGGVGLVRSALAIELSPFFVYATEHGQSGQPTHFLWGGQKHTLTNELAGCFPTAEEGSGQKDELG, from the exons ATGCTGTTCCTCCGGGCTGCGGCTCTCAGCTGCAGAGGTCTGCCCGCTCTGCGCTGCCTGCCCGCCGCCTACACCGGCTCCAGAACCACCGCTAACGTCACATACATCCAAGGCCAGAGCCCGGTACCACGTATCCGTGAATACTTCTACTATATTGACCACCAAGGGCAG CTTTTCCTCGACGACACTAAAGTGAAGAACTTTGTCACCTGCTTCAAAG ACATAAAGTTCCTGATCTTCTTCTTCAGTCGGCTGTGCTCCAATCAGAGTGGTCGCTATGAGGAGGACTTCCCCTTCTTGTCCCTGTGTGGCAGGGAGAGGAACTTTGTGCGCTGCGATGACCGTCCCATTGTCTTCACCCACCTGCTGCAGAGTCCCGCGACGTCGCCGGGAATCACGGGAATCACGGGAGATCAGGAGCTGCTGTCGTACTGCGGCGGGGCGGAGAAGCTGTCGGCCCCGTTCCGCCCGGAGGCGCTGTACATGCATCCTGTCAGCGGGCGAGTTTACCACCCCTGCTCAGAGCGCGGAGGGGGGGTCGGCCTGGTCAGGTCGGCTCTGGCCATCGAGCTCAGCCCCTTCTTTGTTTACGCTACGGAGCACGGCCAATCAGGACAGCCGACACACTTTCTCTGGGGCGGACAGAAGCACACGCTGACCAATGAGCTCGCAGGATGCTTCCCCACTGCGGAAGAGGGCAGCGGGCAGAAGGATGAACTGGGATAA
- the si:ch211-191a24.4 gene encoding MARVEL domain-containing protein 3 yields MSQSSRSNRGHRERNGDHRDSSHGDRRSSPGDRSSSRAPYLPREGNAPPKPRHVREVPRVEHHESKCSHICSRRGIVLIVSVLTNSLVLICLIAAQMVTSGMSAMGGLGGFDINSNFNMEGTEMQKARDLDIQYSQMRAPGIYGGIPFTLTLGVLSLLFAVAGNKPPHLMSRKLLYGALVFQAVGAVAVVVAVGLYLHFVISVNSTDVCKQRERLYARSGYTWMNCNVSGGDAAVALFALITAILYAVGTALTFQTIRGVRRYLEEVKRREAEKQKARADSQRSPLRAETIFV; encoded by the exons ATGAGCCAGTCGTCCCGTTCAAACCGGGGACACCGGGAGAGAAACGGAGACCACCGAGACTCTTCACACGGAGACAGACGTTCATCACCGGGCGACAG GTCTTCCTCTCGAGCCCCATACCTCCCCAGAGAAGGCAACGCCCCTCCCAAACCCAGACATGTGCGGGAAGTCCCTAGAGTGGAGCACCACGAGTCCAAATGCTCACACATTTGCTCCAGGAGAG GCATCGTGCTGATCGTCTCCGTACTGACCAACAGCCTGGTCCTGATCTGTCTGATTGCAGCTCAGATGGTGACATCAGGCATGTCCGCCATGGGCGGGCTGGGCGGCTTCGACATCAACTCCAACTTTAACATGGAGGGCACCGAGATGCAGAAGGCGCGCGACCTGGACATTCAGTACAGCCAGATGAGGGCGCCGGGCATTTACGGTGGCATCCCCTTCACCCTGACCCTCGGGGTCCTGTCGCTGCTGTTTGCGGTCGCCGGGAACAAGCCGCCCCACCTGATGTCCCGTAAGCTCCTGTACGGAGCGCTGGTGTTCCAGGCGGTGGGCGCCGTGGCGGTTGTGGTGGCCGTGGGGCTTTACCTGCACTTTGTCATCAGCGTCAACTCCACCGACGTGTGTAAGCAGCGCGAGAGGCTGTACGCCCGGAGCGGCTACACCTGGATGAACTGTAACGTGAGCGGGGGGGATGCCGCCGTGGCCCTGTTTGCGCTCATCACGGCCATCCTGTACGCCGTCGGCACAGCGCTCACCTTCCAGACGATTCGGGGAGTGAGGCGCTACCTGGAGGAGGTAAAGCGCAGAGAGGCGGAAAAACAGAAGGCCCGAGCCGACTCCCAGAGGTCCCCGCTGAGGGCTGAAACCATCTTTGTGTGA